In Chitinophagaceae bacterium, the DNA window TCCCTTACATTCAAGGGAATCAGACAACGTGTATATTGATACCTGTTGGATGGAATCTCCGGTGCAAATTGCCGGTCAATCCGGGAAACTCTTTGTTAAAATAAAGAACGGCGGCAACCAGTCGTTGGAAAATGGCAGGTTAACCCTGAGGATTAATGAGCAAACAAAAGCAATCAGCAATTTTTCAGTACAGGCGAATTCAGAAATCAACGATACCATCAGCTATACAATTACCGAAACAGGATGGAACAGGGCTGAGTTATCGTTGATTGATCATCCCATAACTTTCGATGATAGTTATTTTTTTACGTATCCTGTTTCAGAACATGTGCAGGTGATGGTAATAAATGAATCAACAGAAAATCCATATCTCAATGCACTCCTTGGGAAAAATGATTTTTTTGTTTTACAGAATGTTGCATTTAATCAGTTGAATTACGCTGATCTTTCAAAACAGCAATTTGTGATTCTTAATGGACTGAAACAGATTTCTTCCGGGCTTTCTTCTGAGCTGAAAAAATTTATGGAACAAGGAAACAACTTGCTTGTTTTTCCGGATGCTGCATCTGATATCAATACCTACAATTCATTTTTGCAAAATGCAGGAAGCGATATTTTTTCGGGCTTTAGTATTCAAAAGAAAACGGTGTCTGATCTTAATACACGAAACCAGGTATTTACCGATGTTTTTCAACAGGTTCCTCAGAATTTATCACTTCCCCAGGTTTCAGGAAGCTTTCTAACCGTTATACGCACCAACACTACAGCCGAACCATTGCTTTCATTCAGCGATCATTCATTTTTCATAAGCAAATATTCAGTTGGAAGTGGATTGCTCTTTCTTTCAACAGTGCCGCTTGATAAGAATTATACAGATTTACCACTCAATCCATTGTTTGCACCGATGATTTATAAGATGGCCATTGTTAAGGAAACTGCATCACCGGGTGCAATGGTAATAGGAAAGAATAATATGGTAAGCGTTCCGGCTGACCTATCAACAGGAGCACAGGTTTTACGGCTGAAAGGAATGGAACAGGAATTTATTCCAGCCCAGAGATTGATAATAAACCAGGTGGTATTGAATATCAATAATGAAATCAACCAGGCAGGCATCTATGCATTGCAGGATCAGTCGAACCAGGTGAAATCATACATTGCCATGAACTATGATCGCGACGAATCTGATTTGCAATTTCTTTCCAATGACGAATTGTTGCAATTCAGCAAGCCATTCAATATTAAAGTGATTCAAAATACCGGTCGCGACCTGTCAGGTGTGATTTCAGGACAGCATTTGGGATTGCCTCTCTGGAAAGTTTCTGTTATCTTTGTTTTACTCTTTATGGCTTTGGAAATTGTGCTGCTTAAATTTTGGAAATAGATGAATCTACTCATCCGCGCTATTCAAATTATTGATTCATCTTCTCCTTTTCATCTTCAAACCAAAGACATTCTGATTATCGATGGGTCCATTTCTTCCATCAAGCACCATATTGAAGCACCTCCAAATATTGAAATATTCAACGGGGAAGGAAAGTATATTTCTCCCGGATGGTTTGACCTTTATGCGCATCTCTGCGATCCCGGTTATGAATACAAAGAAGATTTACTTTCAGGATCAAAAGCTGCGGCAGCAGGCGGATTTACAGGCATAGCCGTTCTTCCGGATACGAAGCCTGTGATTGATTCTAAATCAGGTGTTGAATACATTCTGAATAAGGCGAAAGGAAAGATCGTGGATATTTTCCCGATAGGTGCCGTTACCAAAAAGTGTGAAGGAAAAGAACTTGCAGAGATATACGATATGGCCGCAGCGGGAGCTATTGCTTTTTCAGATGCACAGCATCCGATAGCGGAAGCGGGTTTGATGATGAGGGGTTTATTGTATGTTAAGAAAATCGGTAGTGTAATCATTCATTATCCGCACGATGATTCACTCGCACCACATGGCGTAATGAACGAAGGTGCAAGCAGTGTTCAATTTGGGATGCATGGTATTCCTGCACTTGCGGAAGACCTGATGGTGGTTCGTGATATTGAATTAGCTGAATATACCGGTTCGCGCGTTCATTTCAGTTGTATTTCAACAAAAGAAGCAGTGGACCGAATACGGGAAGCAAAACTTAAAAAAATTCCTGTTACCTGCGGAGTGAATCCTGTTCACCTGATGCTTGATGATACTGCCCTGCATGCCTATGACAGCAATCTGAAATTGTTTCCTCCATTGAGAACACAGGACGACATAGCAGCACTGAAGGAAGGCTTACGCGACGGAACTGTTGATGTGATTTGCTCAGCACATCAGCCGCAAAATCAAGAGCGGAAAAAGCTGGAATTTGAATATGCTGATCCCGGAATCATCAACTTACAAACTTGTTTTGCTTTGGCCAATACTTGCTTGCAGGAGGTAATGAAAATTGAAAACATTATTGAAAAATTAGTGTCGAATCCCAGAAAAATTGTAGGGTTGCCCGTTCCTGTTATTGAGGAATCTTCAGAAGCCAATTTTACTATCTTTGATTCAATGATAGAATGGGAATTGAAACAGGAAGATATCCAGTCAAAGTCTTTTAACACCCCTTTTATAGGAGCTAAACTCACCGGTAAACCGATAGCGATATATAATAATCATCAATTTCAAAAAAACTAATCAATGGAAACACAAAAATCTGCTTTCAGTACGGCTTTGAAATACGCGATCATTACTGCATTAGCGATGTTTATATTTTCAATTATAATGTATATAACCGGAATGTATCTTAACAACAGCATGAACTGGCTTACCTACATTATTATGCTAGCCGGCCTTGTATTCGCTGTAAAAGATCGCAGGGATAAAGATTTAGGTGGATTTATTTCATTTGGAGAAGGATTTAAAACCGGTTTTCTCTTCTGCATCATTACCGGAGCCATTGGTGTTGTTTTCAGTTTGATCATGATGAATTTTATTGCACCTGATATGATCACCGAAATTTTGAAAAAAGCAGAAACGGATATGATTAATAAGGGTCTGCCGGACGCGCAGATTCAGATGGCTATGGAATGGACCCGCAAATTCACTTCACCAATGTGGATCGCAATCTGGAGTTTGGTAAGCAGTGCCGTCTTCGGGTCTATTTTATCATTAATTGTGGCTGCAATATTTAAAAAGGATAATCAGCAACTGCAGCAACCGCAATAATTGTCTTCATGCAAATTTCAGTTGTTGTACCGCTGTTGAATGAACAGGATTCCCTGCCTGAACTATCCGCATGGATTCAGCGCATCATGGATGCGAATCACTTTACCTACGAAATTATTTTTGTGGATGATGGAAGCCGTGATTCGTCATGGAAAATGATACTCGGACTTGCAAAAGAAAATTCAGGTATTAAGGGAATAAAATTCAGAAGAAATTATGGCAAATCAGCAGCACTGAGTGAAGGGTTTGCCGTAGCAGAAGGTGATGTGGTTATTACTATGGATGCAGATTTACAGGATAGTCCTGATGAGATACCGGAGTTATATAAAATGATTAATGCTGACGGTTTTGATTTGGTTTCGGGCTGGAAGAAGAAAAGACATGATCCGGTATCCAAGAGGTGGCCTTCGAAATTGTTCAACAGCGTAACCCGTTCGATGAGCGGAATCAACATACATGATTTCAACTGCGGTTTGAAAGCTTACAAAAAGGATGTTGTTAAAAATGTAGAAGTGTACGGTGAAATGCATCGTTACATTCCCATGCTTGCGAAGTGGGCGGGTTTCATCAACATTACTGAAAAGGAAGTAGTGCATTATCCGAGAAAGTATGGCGTAACGAAATTCGGATGGGAACGGTTTATCAATGGATTCCTTGATTTACTTTCTATCATTTTTGTTTTTCGTTTTGGAAAGCGTCCTATGCATCTGTTTGGAACGCTGGGTTTGGTTTCTTTTTTTCTTGGATTCGTTATTTTATTATACCTGTCTATCGGGAAGATTTTCTACGACATCACCAAAATGACTGAGCGACCGATTTTTTATCTTGGCCTTGTTACAATGGTAATTGGTGTGCAGTTATTCCTGGCAGGTTTTCTTGCTGAATTAGTTTCACGGAACGCTGCTGACCGGAATTCTTACAAGATTGATCAGCAGGTCAATCTGAAAAAGTAACCATCGGATTTTTAATGAGGAATCGAAAAGTATGTTGCTTTTCTTTCACCATCTGATTAATGTTTGATTTCTTCGAATATAGCATTGAGTTATTTTGGTAATGAATGCAGTCCCGTAAACAGAAAACAAACCCTGGCGATCTGTCTCTGTACATTGCTAATGGTCAAGATGGATTGAACAGTTCTTCTTACCGGTTGTCTTGCACTCTAACAAGAAGCTGCATCCGCCTCAATGAAATTAGAATAGTATGTTTGTGAAAAAATGAAAGTATGGCCATTCATTTAGTGTCAGGAGGATGTGGTTTTGTGGGAAGAAACCTGGTGAAGCGACTTTTAAAAACAACGAATGATATTTTATTTGTAGTAGACGATTTATCAACCGGTACTCCACCGGAAACCTGGCTGGCCGATTCAACTTTTACCGTATTGGGTGATTTGCAGATCTATTGTGACGGACGCCTTATTTTTAGAAAGGGAGATTTTAGAAAATTCCTCATAGAGATCAGAGAGAATCCTGATTTTATTAATTCACGTTATGGATTCACTTTTCCAAAATTTGTTGATGTATATCATTTCGCCGCGATAGTGGGCGGTCGTTTAAAGATTGATGGTGATCCAATGGTGGTGGCACTTGATCTTTCAATTGATGCAGAATTTTTTTATTGGATTTGTACCTACAAACCTGCAAGAATTTTGTACCCGAGTTCCAGCGCAGCGTATCCAGTTAGTATGCAAACCGATACAGAAGCTGTTGCACTGAAGGAATCAGACATCCGTTTTGATCAAAATCTCGGACAACCGGATATGACCTATGGCTGGTCGAAACTTACAGGCGAATACCTCGCGCAGATTGCGGCAAAATATTACGGAATTTCAGTGGCCTGCGTTCGTCCGTTTTCTGGTTATGGCGAAGATCAGGATCTCACGTATCCTGTTCCTGCTATTGCAGCACGTGCTGCAAAAAAAGAAGATCCGTTTGAAGTTTGGGGCAGTGGCAAACAAGGAAGGGACTTTGTTCACATAGATGATTGCATTGATTGTATATTGATGGCAATGGATAATATTCACGACGGATCGGCAATTAATATTGGTTCGGGGAAACTCACATCTTTTCTCGACATCATAACACTCTTTTGTGACTTTGCCGGTTATAAGCCAACTATCAAACCCTTGCTCGATAAACCAGTTGGAGTTCATTCCCGTTATGCTGACATGACTTTTGTTGCTGATAAATTTCAGTGGGAACCAAAAGTGTCAGTTGAGGAAGGTATGAGAAGAGTATATGTGGCGGCAGTAGCCAGACTGAGCAAATGACTTGAGTTGTATAATTATTTTATAGAACATGTGTTTCTTTACCTCTTCCTAAAAGCATTTTAATTTAGCGCTGTGAAAGTCGTTTGTTTTGGGCCAGGCCCTCAATTTAAAGGAGGAATCTCTAACTATAATACATCGTTGGCGAAAGCCCTTGAAAAGCATGGTGCGGAAGTTCATATTGTATCCTGGACGCAACAGTATCCTGCAATCATTCCAAGAGACTTTATTGACAGAAATAGCAAACTGGACTTTCTGAAGGGAACCCATATCAAGGTCACGTATTTAACAAATTATAATAATCCGCTTACCTGGAACAAGACTGTGAATTTTATCAACTCGCTTCAGCCTGACATAGTGATTTTTCAATGGGCCATTGCATTGCAAGGGCTCCCAATTGGATGGATGGCAAGAAAGCTGATGCGTTCAGGGAAGGCTGAAGTTGTGATTGATTGTCATCTGGTAATTCAAAAAGAAGCATCATCAATTGATAAATATTTCAGTGCTTATGGATTAGCCTCTGCACATACCTACATCGCACATGCCTATAAAACCGCAAATGAGTTACAGACACTTTATCCTGAAAAGAAATTTCTGGTAAATGAAACAGGAAGCCGGGGACGGAATGAAAATCCGACGATCATAAAATTATTTCATCCAATCTATGATTTGTTCAAGCCTGATCTGCATTTCAACAAAGAAAAAGTAAAAGAGGAATTACATTTAAAGCGCTATGTATTTCTCTTTTTTGGATTCATTAGAAAATACAAGGGATTGCACAATGTAATACATGCGTTTAAAATGGTTGCTGAAGAAAGAAATGATGTTTCGTTGCTGATTGCGGGAGAGAGTTTTTGGAATACGCTTGACAATAAGAAATTATCTTCAAGGGTGAAGAACATGTTGTTTAAGTGGGCTAAATCTCTTGTACTTAAGCAAAGTGAAAACGAACAGGACTATAACCCTTTAACACTAATTGATGAGTTAAATTTAAAGAATCAGGTGACTGTTATCAATCGTTTTATTCCCAATGAAGAAGTTCCTAAATATTTCCAGGTAAGTGATTGCATTGTTTTGTACTACCTCACTGCGACTCCTTCCGGAGTTGAATCACTTTCCTACAACTTCAATCTTCCGGTATTGGCCACAAGGGTTGGACATTTCCCTGAGACTATAAAAGATGGATATAATGGTTACCTGGCTGAACCACAGGATATCGCATCAATGGCCAAACAGATGTTAAGGTTTATTGAATATCCCATTCAAAAACAAAACGTGGAAGCCTCCACACATGATATGAGCTGGGACAATTACGTGAAGGCTATTTTGAATAACCGGAGCTAACAACTTTTTTTCAACAAATGGATTAAACCGATATCTGGCAGATTGATTTGACTCGAAAAAGGATTCAGGCTATCTTAATGATTATCAAATGCAAAGACAGCTTGTAAAGTTTTTTTATGTTTACGGGTGAATTAATTGGCAAATGTTAGAAAAAGCACCCGTATAGTTGCAAAAACACAAAGGAAATAAAGGTGTTTAGCAATGCGTACTTTGCGCCAATGCGAGAAAAACCATGTAGCGGAAGTGTCGTACACCCTACTTCAATATTCAATTTGCTCGTTAACTTTCATTGACTATCTTTGCAGTCCAAAAAAAATAACAACCAGCATGCTCATCATCGATACCCGCGACAGCGAATCCCTCGACAAGGCATTAAAGAAGTACAAAAAGAAATTTGAAAAGGCCGGTATTTTAAAACAATTGAAATCCCGCCAGTCTTTTACAAAACCTTCTGTCAGAAGGCGCGGAGAAATTCTGAAAGCTGTTTACCGTGATGAGGTTACCCGTCAGATGGAAGCGCAATAAATATTCTTTTGCGCCCTAACTTATGCCTATATTTGTTTTGTAAGCATTTGTGATCGGGATGGATTTAAGAAGTTTCCTTCAATATCTTCAATACGAAAAGCGCTATTCTAAGCTCACTATAGTAGCTTATGAAAACGACTTGATGCAATTCTCCCTTTTCCTGAAAAGGAATTATGAGTTAGAAAATATTCTGTCGGCACAGCATGTTTTTATACGTTCCTGGTTGGTTTCACTTATGGAATCAGGCACAGGTCCGCGTTCAATCAATCGAAAATTATCAGCTTTAAAAACTTTCTTCAAATTTAACCTGAAGAATGGCGCGATTGATCATAATCCGATGACAAAGGTAATAGCACCTAAGATACCTAAACGTCTTCCTGTTTTTATCAACTCCAAGCAAACGGATCTTCTATGGCAGCACTTCGATTTTGGTGAGGATTTTCCCGGCCTTCGCAACAGGATTATTTTTGAGCTGTTTTATGCAACCGGAATGCGACGCGCTGAACTGCTTCAACTTACAGATCAATCAGTTGATTTCTTTAATCTTACAATCAAGGTTCTGGGGAAAGGAAATAAAGAACGAATCATCCCCTTTAATCCCCAGTTAAAGGAACCTGTCAGGGAGTATATTTCTATA includes these proteins:
- a CDS encoding BatA and WFA domain-containing protein, which encodes MSFLYPSFLFALSAVAIPIIIHLFNFRRYKTIYFSNVRFLKEVKEQTDSKSRLKHLLILLFRILAITFLVLAFAQPYIKSKTAAVTTGKKAISLFIDNSFSMGQLAADVPLVELAKLKATEIVSAYSADDLFQLLTQDFESRHQRLVDKEEVLNMIKEVKISSRTHTIGDIITRQKQSLNNSGAAQKSIFVLSDFQKKFSDFNLLTADTTYQINLVPLHSRESDNVYIDTCWMESPVQIAGQSGKLFVKIKNGGNQSLENGRLTLRINEQTKAISNFSVQANSEINDTISYTITETGWNRAELSLIDHPITFDDSYFFTYPVSEHVQVMVINESTENPYLNALLGKNDFFVLQNVAFNQLNYADLSKQQFVILNGLKQISSGLSSELKKFMEQGNNLLVFPDAASDINTYNSFLQNAGSDIFSGFSIQKKTVSDLNTRNQVFTDVFQQVPQNLSLPQVSGSFLTVIRTNTTAEPLLSFSDHSFFISKYSVGSGLLFLSTVPLDKNYTDLPLNPLFAPMIYKMAIVKETASPGAMVIGKNNMVSVPADLSTGAQVLRLKGMEQEFIPAQRLIINQVVLNINNEINQAGIYALQDQSNQVKSYIAMNYDRDESDLQFLSNDELLQFSKPFNIKVIQNTGRDLSGVISGQHLGLPLWKVSVIFVLLFMALEIVLLKFWK
- a CDS encoding dihydroorotase, whose amino-acid sequence is MNLLIRAIQIIDSSSPFHLQTKDILIIDGSISSIKHHIEAPPNIEIFNGEGKYISPGWFDLYAHLCDPGYEYKEDLLSGSKAAAAGGFTGIAVLPDTKPVIDSKSGVEYILNKAKGKIVDIFPIGAVTKKCEGKELAEIYDMAAAGAIAFSDAQHPIAEAGLMMRGLLYVKKIGSVIIHYPHDDSLAPHGVMNEGASSVQFGMHGIPALAEDLMVVRDIELAEYTGSRVHFSCISTKEAVDRIREAKLKKIPVTCGVNPVHLMLDDTALHAYDSNLKLFPPLRTQDDIAALKEGLRDGTVDVICSAHQPQNQERKKLEFEYADPGIINLQTCFALANTCLQEVMKIENIIEKLVSNPRKIVGLPVPVIEESSEANFTIFDSMIEWELKQEDIQSKSFNTPFIGAKLTGKPIAIYNNHQFQKN
- a CDS encoding DUF4199 domain-containing protein, with amino-acid sequence METQKSAFSTALKYAIITALAMFIFSIIMYITGMYLNNSMNWLTYIIMLAGLVFAVKDRRDKDLGGFISFGEGFKTGFLFCIITGAIGVVFSLIMMNFIAPDMITEILKKAETDMINKGLPDAQIQMAMEWTRKFTSPMWIAIWSLVSSAVFGSILSLIVAAIFKKDNQQLQQPQ
- a CDS encoding glycosyltransferase family 2 protein translates to MQISVVVPLLNEQDSLPELSAWIQRIMDANHFTYEIIFVDDGSRDSSWKMILGLAKENSGIKGIKFRRNYGKSAALSEGFAVAEGDVVITMDADLQDSPDEIPELYKMINADGFDLVSGWKKKRHDPVSKRWPSKLFNSVTRSMSGINIHDFNCGLKAYKKDVVKNVEVYGEMHRYIPMLAKWAGFINITEKEVVHYPRKYGVTKFGWERFINGFLDLLSIIFVFRFGKRPMHLFGTLGLVSFFLGFVILLYLSIGKIFYDITKMTERPIFYLGLVTMVIGVQLFLAGFLAELVSRNAADRNSYKIDQQVNLKK
- a CDS encoding NAD-dependent epimerase/dehydratase family protein; the encoded protein is MAIHLVSGGCGFVGRNLVKRLLKTTNDILFVVDDLSTGTPPETWLADSTFTVLGDLQIYCDGRLIFRKGDFRKFLIEIRENPDFINSRYGFTFPKFVDVYHFAAIVGGRLKIDGDPMVVALDLSIDAEFFYWICTYKPARILYPSSSAAYPVSMQTDTEAVALKESDIRFDQNLGQPDMTYGWSKLTGEYLAQIAAKYYGISVACVRPFSGYGEDQDLTYPVPAIAARAAKKEDPFEVWGSGKQGRDFVHIDDCIDCILMAMDNIHDGSAINIGSGKLTSFLDIITLFCDFAGYKPTIKPLLDKPVGVHSRYADMTFVADKFQWEPKVSVEEGMRRVYVAAVARLSK
- a CDS encoding glycosyltransferase; protein product: MKVVCFGPGPQFKGGISNYNTSLAKALEKHGAEVHIVSWTQQYPAIIPRDFIDRNSKLDFLKGTHIKVTYLTNYNNPLTWNKTVNFINSLQPDIVIFQWAIALQGLPIGWMARKLMRSGKAEVVIDCHLVIQKEASSIDKYFSAYGLASAHTYIAHAYKTANELQTLYPEKKFLVNETGSRGRNENPTIIKLFHPIYDLFKPDLHFNKEKVKEELHLKRYVFLFFGFIRKYKGLHNVIHAFKMVAEERNDVSLLIAGESFWNTLDNKKLSSRVKNMLFKWAKSLVLKQSENEQDYNPLTLIDELNLKNQVTVINRFIPNEEVPKYFQVSDCIVLYYLTATPSGVESLSYNFNLPVLATRVGHFPETIKDGYNGYLAEPQDIASMAKQMLRFIEYPIQKQNVEASTHDMSWDNYVKAILNNRS
- a CDS encoding 30S ribosomal protein S21 is translated as MLIIDTRDSESLDKALKKYKKKFEKAGILKQLKSRQSFTKPSVRRRGEILKAVYRDEVTRQMEAQ
- a CDS encoding tyrosine-type recombinase/integrase, which translates into the protein MDLRSFLQYLQYEKRYSKLTIVAYENDLMQFSLFLKRNYELENILSAQHVFIRSWLVSLMESGTGPRSINRKLSALKTFFKFNLKNGAIDHNPMTKVIAPKIPKRLPVFINSKQTDLLWQHFDFGEDFPGLRNRIIFELFYATGMRRAELLQLTDQSVDFFNLTIKVLGKGNKERIIPFNPQLKEPVREYISIRNKTFNSAVFPSLIVSDSGLPMNPRKIYSIVHDVLRQVTTVDKKSPHVLRHTFATQLLNNGAEINAIKELLGHSSLAATQVYTHNTIDKLKDIYRKAHPKA